The following are encoded together in the Pedobacter sp. D749 genome:
- a CDS encoding C40 family peptidase — protein sequence MANLQSKPLYRFITDWTGVRYRFGGLDKNGVDCSGFAFLLEKEIYGVTLPRISREQANVVKRKNIDSLKEGDLVFFSFGGNDVDHVGVYLNNGFFVHASTTRGIVVDDITLPAYQKVLVKSGSVN from the coding sequence ATGGCAAATTTACAAAGCAAACCGCTTTATCGTTTCATCACCGATTGGACAGGGGTGAGGTACCGATTTGGCGGATTGGATAAAAATGGTGTTGATTGTTCTGGTTTTGCTTTTTTACTGGAGAAAGAAATATATGGGGTTACACTTCCCCGTATTTCGCGTGAGCAGGCCAATGTGGTAAAACGTAAAAACATTGATAGTTTAAAGGAAGGAGATCTCGTATTTTTCTCTTTTGGCGGCAATGATGTAGATCATGTTGGGGTTTACCTCAATAATGGTTTTTTTGTGCATGCCAGTACTACCAGGGGAATAGTTGTTGATGATATAACTCTTCCAGCTTATCAGAAGGTATTGGTTAAATCGGGATCGGTAAATTAA
- a CDS encoding DUF1624 domain-containing protein has product MNADHMTLSKRILSIDILRGLVMIIMALDHTRDFFHIGAMTGDPLNPETTTGMLFFTRWITHFCAPTFVFLSGLSAYLSAQNKTPAQASSFLLKRGLWLIVIEIALITLGLTFNPFYNFIILQVIWAIGFSMIFLALFSRISYKTVLIIGLILVFGHNLFDLFPAPTDTNGGMILKIFFTASGTILPVSSTHLVGVFYAILPWTGVMFVGYGVGACYKKGYAAERRKRNLLIVGLLTIFVFISLRLINIYGDPAPRKEYHDFFKNLLAFFNVSKYPPSLQYTAMTLGPAMLFLAFTENLNNWFTRITAVYGAVPFFYYVLHFYLLHTLLVIVFFATGYTGKDIVQIPFWFRPATFGFGLPIVYSIWFCAVAALYLPCRWFKRYKENHKQWWLRYV; this is encoded by the coding sequence ATGAATGCGGATCACATGACCCTATCAAAGCGAATTTTATCCATCGATATATTACGTGGGTTAGTGATGATTATTATGGCGCTTGATCATACGAGAGATTTCTTTCATATCGGTGCCATGACAGGCGATCCGCTAAATCCTGAAACCACTACCGGGATGTTATTTTTTACCCGCTGGATTACCCATTTCTGTGCACCAACCTTTGTTTTTTTGTCTGGATTATCCGCTTATTTATCTGCACAGAATAAAACACCAGCACAGGCAAGTTCTTTTTTGTTAAAAAGAGGTTTATGGTTAATTGTAATCGAAATCGCATTAATTACACTCGGTTTAACCTTTAATCCATTTTACAATTTCATCATCCTTCAGGTGATATGGGCAATTGGCTTTAGCATGATTTTTTTGGCACTATTCAGCCGAATTTCTTATAAAACTGTGCTTATAATTGGTTTAATATTGGTTTTCGGGCATAACCTTTTCGATTTATTCCCTGCGCCTACAGACACAAACGGTGGCATGATCTTAAAAATATTTTTCACGGCGTCGGGAACTATTTTGCCGGTTTCAAGTACTCATCTTGTTGGTGTATTTTATGCCATCCTGCCTTGGACAGGTGTGATGTTTGTGGGTTATGGAGTTGGTGCATGTTATAAAAAAGGCTACGCTGCCGAGCGCAGAAAGCGCAATTTATTAATTGTGGGTTTGCTCACTATATTTGTGTTTATCTCTTTGAGATTGATCAATATATATGGCGATCCTGCTCCGCGAAAAGAATATCACGACTTTTTTAAGAATTTGCTTGCTTTTTTTAATGTAAGCAAATATCCACCATCGTTACAGTATACCGCCATGACTTTAGGTCCGGCCATGTTATTTTTGGCTTTCACTGAAAACCTGAATAATTGGTTTACCAGGATAACTGCTGTGTATGGCGCTGTACCTTTCTTTTATTATGTACTGCACTTTTATCTGCTTCATACCCTACTTGTAATTGTATTTTTTGCCACAGGGTACACAGGTAAGGATATTGTACAAATTCCGTTCTGGTTTAGACCGGCTACATTTGGTTTTGGTTTGCCAATAGTCTATTCAATATGGTTTTGTGCAGTAGCAGCCTTGTATTTACCATGCAGATGGTTTAAACGATACAAAGAAAACCACAAACAGTGGTGGTTAAGGTATGTTTAA
- a CDS encoding glycoside hydrolase N-terminal domain-containing protein yields MWDNKPAQKWMTETYPIGNGRIGGMIFGGVDQEHIQFNDNTLWTGDENDRGTYQAFGDLFIDFNNKDQPFTNYSRKLDIDHAVHTINYTQNGTQFKREYFCSFPDKVMVLRFTANQKNAYSAIISLKDAHDGTITASGNTIQLTGKLPNGMTYQATALVKVENGKLESIKNGDSEKLKITDADAVTLIFTAATNYINKREQNWKGEEPAPKIDRVLNAVKGKSYNKLLKNHIQDYGYLYNRLAINLGTSNADAQNLPTYQRLINYKKVADPALEALIFQYGRYLLISSSRPGGLPANLQGLWNESNNPPWGSDYHSNINIQMNYWLSEPTNLSECQIPYLDYINSMREVSAIATRKQYPNTRGWTVKTENNIFGGMSFLWNTPGSAWYAQALWEHYAFTKDKNYLQNFAYPIIKEIAEFWDDHLKRRPDGTLVSPMGWSPEHGPTEDGVTHDQQIVYDLFTNYIEAAEILGIDADYKTHIADLKAHLLKPKIGKWGQLQEWETDRDDPKDQHRHISHLFGLHPGREISTIKTPELAKAARVTLTARGDESTGWSMAWKMNFWARLQDGNHAYKILQNFITPVGGSGTDYNKGGGIYTNLFCAHPPFQIDGNFGYTAGISEMLLQSQAGELQFLPALPDQWTKGSIQGLRARGNFEITDLQWKDGKIVKLSIKSLSGEDCIVRSPNALKHEIKTIDEQTSGKDFKYSFKTQVGKVYRFEG; encoded by the coding sequence ATGTGGGATAATAAACCAGCACAAAAATGGATGACAGAGACCTATCCCATTGGCAACGGCCGCATTGGCGGGATGATTTTTGGCGGTGTTGATCAGGAACACATTCAGTTTAACGATAATACATTGTGGACCGGTGATGAAAATGACCGGGGCACGTATCAGGCCTTTGGCGATCTGTTTATCGATTTCAATAATAAAGACCAGCCATTTACCAATTACAGCCGTAAACTGGATATTGATCATGCAGTACATACCATTAATTACACACAAAACGGCACCCAATTTAAACGTGAGTATTTTTGCAGCTTTCCGGATAAAGTGATGGTACTGCGTTTTACCGCTAACCAGAAAAATGCTTACTCGGCCATCATTAGCTTAAAAGATGCGCATGACGGTACGATAACGGCCAGCGGAAATACGATTCAGCTTACGGGTAAACTACCAAACGGCATGACTTACCAGGCTACAGCATTAGTTAAAGTAGAAAATGGGAAGCTTGAGTCTATTAAAAATGGTGACAGCGAAAAATTAAAAATAACAGATGCAGATGCGGTTACCTTAATTTTTACTGCGGCTACCAATTACATCAACAAACGTGAGCAAAACTGGAAAGGTGAAGAACCTGCGCCTAAAATTGATCGCGTTTTAAATGCGGTTAAAGGCAAAAGTTACAATAAACTTTTAAAAAATCATATCCAGGATTACGGCTATTTATACAACCGCCTTGCTATAAACCTTGGAACGAGTAATGCCGATGCCCAAAATTTGCCTACTTATCAGCGGCTGATCAATTATAAAAAGGTAGCCGACCCTGCACTCGAAGCTTTAATTTTCCAATATGGCCGATATCTGTTAATCAGTTCGTCAAGGCCGGGTGGTTTGCCGGCCAATTTGCAAGGTCTATGGAACGAAAGTAATAACCCGCCATGGGGCAGCGATTACCACTCGAACATCAACATCCAGATGAATTATTGGCTGTCTGAGCCGACCAATCTTTCCGAGTGCCAGATTCCATACCTGGATTATATTAATAGCATGCGGGAGGTTAGTGCTATAGCCACCCGCAAGCAATATCCCAATACCAGAGGCTGGACGGTAAAAACAGAGAACAATATTTTTGGTGGCATGAGTTTTCTATGGAACACTCCTGGAAGTGCCTGGTATGCACAAGCACTGTGGGAGCATTATGCTTTTACAAAAGACAAAAATTATTTACAAAATTTTGCTTACCCGATTATAAAAGAAATCGCTGAGTTTTGGGACGATCATTTAAAAAGAAGACCTGATGGAACATTGGTATCGCCAATGGGCTGGTCGCCTGAACATGGCCCAACGGAAGATGGTGTAACACACGATCAACAGATTGTGTACGATTTATTCACCAACTATATCGAAGCAGCCGAAATATTAGGTATTGATGCTGATTACAAAACACATATTGCAGACCTCAAAGCACATTTATTAAAACCTAAAATCGGAAAATGGGGTCAGCTGCAGGAATGGGAAACCGACCGTGATGACCCCAAAGACCAACACAGACACATTTCACATCTCTTTGGTTTACATCCAGGGAGAGAGATCAGTACCATTAAAACGCCGGAACTCGCAAAAGCTGCAAGAGTAACATTAACTGCCCGGGGGGATGAATCAACAGGCTGGTCGATGGCCTGGAAAATGAATTTCTGGGCACGTTTACAGGATGGAAACCATGCTTATAAAATCTTACAAAACTTTATCACACCTGTTGGTGGTTCAGGTACTGATTATAACAAAGGCGGTGGCATTTATACCAATCTATTCTGCGCACATCCACCCTTTCAAATTGACGGAAACTTTGGCTATACTGCAGGTATTTCGGAAATGTTGCTGCAAAGCCAGGCTGGCGAATTACAGTTTTTACCCGCTTTGCCTGATCAATGGACAAAAGGAAGTATTCAGGGTTTAAGGGCACGTGGTAATTTCGAAATTACCGATCTGCAATGGAAGGATGGTAAAATTGTGAAGTTATCCATCAAATCCTTATCGGGAGAAGATTGTATCGTGAGATCCCCCAATGCATTAAAACATGAAATTAAGACCATTGATGAGCAAACATCAGGAAAGGACTTTAAATACAGTTTTAAAACGCAGGTTGGGAAAGTGTATCGTTTTGAAGGATAG
- a CDS encoding RNA polymerase sigma factor → MFGCLNLCEADETCSFPELKFIQTDILQIHNNHNPNNESLNWKNFKNGNESAFESLYKTYSAGLYNYGSKFTKDKDLIKECIQDLFVGLWTRRKSVGNPAHIKNYLYKSFRHAIFKKTFQLSKNETYEETENYQFFAVLNIEETIIANERQLQVSGQLQNALAKLTARQREAIFLKFHEQLSYEEIAEVMGITVKAGYKIMARSLDYLRNNLSKDDLLLLYALLHLKLLN, encoded by the coding sequence ATGTTTGGCTGTCTTAATTTGTGTGAGGCAGACGAAACTTGTTCATTCCCGGAACTTAAATTTATTCAGACCGATATTTTGCAAATTCACAACAACCATAATCCGAACAACGAATCCCTAAACTGGAAAAATTTCAAAAATGGTAATGAGTCGGCTTTCGAATCCCTCTACAAAACCTATTCGGCAGGTTTGTATAATTATGGATCGAAGTTTACCAAAGATAAAGACCTTATCAAAGAATGTATACAGGATCTTTTTGTAGGGCTGTGGACGAGAAGAAAGTCTGTCGGAAATCCCGCACATATTAAAAATTACCTCTACAAATCTTTCAGGCATGCCATTTTTAAAAAGACCTTTCAGCTAAGCAAAAATGAAACTTACGAGGAAACAGAAAACTATCAGTTCTTTGCGGTTTTAAATATAGAGGAAACCATCATCGCTAATGAAAGGCAGCTGCAGGTGAGCGGGCAGCTTCAAAATGCCCTGGCTAAACTTACGGCACGGCAAAGAGAAGCCATCTTCCTTAAATTTCATGAGCAATTGAGTTACGAAGAAATTGCCGAAGTGATGGGGATTACGGTAAAGGCGGGTTATAAAATCATGGCCCGTTCTTTAGATTACCTGAGGAATAACCTTTCTAAAGATGATTTATTATTGCTTTACGCACTGCTTCATTTAAAATTACTAAACTGA
- a CDS encoding GH92 family glycosyl hydrolase: MKLLTKSLTILLMVVVVSLHQSDAQTKLTPYVNTFIGTAPLTDPKILGYELPEGWRSWAGLTFPGSSLPNAMVQLSPITEFGSGAGYEYEDDTIYGFAHTNKGHWNLCNIPVLPLSNPKGKYGSKFSHKKESAAPGFYQVYLDDYQVNVRLTSTLRCGFHEYTYKNNADKQILLSMGKANSSVNTWNIAQDGPSAIQGFQGGENVYFYAVVNGKIDKLDITDAGKRSGYAILHLADGNKGPVELKIGLSFVSIANAKENLAKEIGNKTFTQIRREATEKWEALLSNIQVKGGTEKQKQMLYSCLYRSFLWPALRSDVNGEFRDAKRNVVKGNFNYYTEPSLWDTYRNKDVLLGLVTPKVTLDVIKSMKDVGDKTGFIPTFFHGDHGASSIAGAYLRGIDDFDIKGIYQILLRNANVDGGARPFVKEYIEKGYISDPDFKNPHVETKARAGVSKTLEYAYDDYSLAQIAKKLGDSSNYHVLMSRSKNYKNMFDPATRFMRGRLENGDWIKPFNPQYPYYEYMYREANAWQVSFYAPHDMKGLIELYGGAKGFESKLDSLFTVPWNPKYIARNVETMIGQYCHGNQPDHEAPFAYTFIGKPEKSQEIIDKILNELYGIGSDGLALSGMDDAGEMSAWYVFSSLGLYPFSATDPTYVVTAPLFDEVKWKTSSGKVLTISKPGKGRGITEIKVDGKINQGYFISHDLFENGGKVEIGTK, encoded by the coding sequence ATGAAATTGCTAACCAAATCCCTAACGATTCTCTTAATGGTAGTTGTTGTGAGCCTGCACCAATCTGATGCACAAACCAAATTAACACCATACGTAAATACATTTATTGGCACTGCGCCTTTAACCGATCCTAAAATTTTGGGATATGAGTTGCCGGAGGGCTGGCGATCGTGGGCAGGTTTAACTTTTCCGGGCAGCTCGTTGCCTAATGCGATGGTACAATTAAGTCCAATTACTGAATTTGGCTCTGGCGCCGGCTATGAGTACGAAGATGATACCATTTATGGTTTTGCACACACCAATAAAGGGCACTGGAACTTGTGTAATATTCCTGTTTTACCGCTATCAAACCCAAAAGGTAAATACGGATCAAAGTTTTCGCACAAAAAGGAAAGTGCGGCGCCAGGGTTTTATCAGGTTTATTTGGATGATTACCAGGTAAACGTCAGGCTTACTTCTACCTTAAGATGTGGTTTTCACGAATATACCTACAAAAACAATGCTGATAAACAAATCCTATTGAGTATGGGTAAAGCCAATAGCAGCGTTAATACCTGGAATATCGCACAAGATGGTCCATCGGCCATACAAGGTTTTCAGGGGGGCGAAAACGTATATTTTTATGCAGTGGTGAACGGAAAGATAGATAAACTTGATATTACCGATGCCGGCAAACGCTCAGGTTATGCCATTCTTCATCTTGCAGATGGAAATAAAGGCCCCGTAGAACTTAAGATCGGCTTATCATTTGTGAGTATAGCCAATGCTAAAGAAAATCTGGCAAAAGAAATCGGCAATAAAACATTTACGCAGATCCGCCGCGAGGCTACAGAGAAATGGGAGGCGCTTTTATCAAACATTCAGGTTAAAGGTGGAACTGAGAAACAAAAACAAATGTTATATTCTTGCTTGTACAGGTCTTTTTTATGGCCGGCTTTAAGGAGTGATGTTAATGGTGAGTTCAGGGATGCAAAACGCAATGTGGTAAAAGGAAATTTCAATTATTATACTGAACCATCGCTTTGGGATACCTACCGCAATAAAGATGTGCTTTTAGGCTTAGTTACGCCTAAAGTAACACTGGATGTGATTAAGTCCATGAAAGATGTTGGCGATAAAACGGGTTTTATTCCGACTTTTTTTCATGGAGACCATGGTGCCTCTTCTATTGCGGGAGCGTATTTAAGGGGAATAGATGATTTCGATATCAAAGGGATCTACCAGATTTTGTTGCGTAATGCCAATGTGGATGGTGGTGCCCGCCCTTTCGTGAAAGAATATATTGAGAAAGGCTATATTTCAGACCCTGATTTTAAAAATCCACATGTAGAAACCAAAGCCAGGGCAGGGGTTTCTAAAACGCTGGAATATGCCTATGATGATTATTCGCTCGCCCAAATCGCTAAAAAATTAGGCGACAGCAGTAATTATCATGTCCTGATGAGCCGATCGAAAAATTATAAAAATATGTTCGATCCGGCTACGCGGTTTATGAGGGGTAGATTAGAGAATGGCGATTGGATTAAACCTTTTAATCCGCAATATCCTTATTACGAGTATATGTACAGAGAAGCCAATGCCTGGCAGGTTTCGTTTTATGCTCCCCATGATATGAAAGGTTTAATTGAGTTATATGGTGGTGCAAAAGGATTCGAATCCAAACTGGATTCCTTATTTACTGTACCCTGGAACCCAAAATATATTGCCCGTAATGTCGAAACCATGATTGGTCAGTACTGTCATGGCAACCAGCCAGATCATGAAGCTCCTTTTGCTTACACTTTTATTGGCAAGCCAGAAAAATCACAAGAAATTATTGATAAGATCTTAAATGAACTATATGGCATAGGAAGCGATGGTTTGGCACTTTCAGGAATGGATGACGCCGGCGAAATGTCTGCCTGGTATGTGTTTTCTTCGTTGGGATTATATCCATTCTCGGCAACCGATCCAACTTACGTCGTTACTGCGCCACTTTTTGACGAGGTAAAATGGAAAACCAGTAGTGGTAAAGTATTAACCATCAGCAAGCCTGGTAAGGGAAGGGGCATTACGGAGATTAAAGTAGATGGAAAAATAAACCAGGGTTATTTTATTTCTCATGATCTGTTTGAAAATGGGGGGAAGGTAGAAATTGGCACTAAATAA
- a CDS encoding glycoside hydrolase family 125 protein, producing the protein MKRRTFIQNTGLLGAGVVASKFSFAADLAPEFPVVRVAAAKRHFQSKAVDTAIKTFQANVKNPELAWLFENCFPNTLDTTVYHSEKNGRPDTYVITGDIDAMWLRDSSAQVWPYLQFVNEDEPLKKLIAGVIIHQTKCILKDPYANAFYGDANKVGEWKTDETAMQPGVHERKWEIDSLCYPIRLAYHYWKKTGDKTPFDADWKKGIEATLKTFKEQQRKTDKGPYHFQRETTKPTDSLPMAGYGFPVNPVGLICSAFRPSDDATIFPFLIPSNFFAVSSLKQAAEMIKALNSDKTLESNLLNLADEVNAALQKHAVVNHPKYGKIYAFEVDGFGSSYLMDDSNVPSLLGLPYLGAMKIEDPIYQNTRKFALSKDNPYFFKGTAGEGIGGPHVGQDMIWPMSITMRALTSKDDAEIKYCIDTLRKTHAGKGFMHEAFNKDNPANFTRAWFAWSNTLFGELLWKTYHEKPALLKA; encoded by the coding sequence ATGAAAAGAAGAACATTTATACAAAACACAGGCTTGTTAGGGGCAGGAGTTGTTGCATCGAAATTTTCTTTTGCTGCCGATCTTGCACCAGAATTTCCTGTGGTACGTGTAGCTGCCGCAAAACGACATTTTCAAAGTAAAGCTGTAGATACTGCCATTAAAACTTTCCAGGCAAATGTTAAAAATCCTGAATTGGCCTGGCTGTTCGAAAACTGTTTCCCAAATACGTTAGATACGACGGTTTATCATTCAGAAAAAAATGGCAGACCAGATACTTATGTAATTACAGGTGACATTGATGCCATGTGGCTACGTGATAGTTCTGCCCAGGTTTGGCCTTACCTTCAATTTGTAAATGAAGACGAGCCGCTAAAAAAACTGATTGCCGGTGTAATTATCCACCAAACCAAATGCATTTTAAAAGATCCTTATGCTAATGCTTTTTATGGCGATGCCAATAAAGTAGGTGAGTGGAAAACTGATGAAACCGCTATGCAGCCGGGTGTACATGAACGCAAGTGGGAAATCGACTCGTTGTGTTATCCTATCCGTTTGGCTTATCATTACTGGAAAAAAACAGGTGATAAAACACCATTTGATGCCGACTGGAAAAAAGGAATTGAAGCCACTTTAAAAACTTTTAAAGAGCAACAGCGCAAAACAGATAAAGGCCCGTACCATTTCCAAAGGGAAACCACAAAACCTACCGATTCGTTACCGATGGCGGGTTATGGTTTTCCGGTAAATCCGGTTGGATTGATCTGTTCTGCATTTCGTCCGAGTGATGATGCCACCATTTTTCCTTTCCTGATTCCTTCTAATTTCTTTGCCGTATCAAGCTTAAAGCAGGCAGCAGAAATGATAAAGGCCCTAAACAGCGATAAAACATTAGAAAGTAACTTGTTAAATCTTGCTGATGAGGTAAACGCTGCACTTCAAAAACATGCTGTTGTAAATCACCCGAAATACGGCAAAATTTATGCCTTCGAAGTTGATGGTTTTGGCAGTTCGTATTTAATGGACGATTCGAACGTACCAAGTTTATTGGGTTTACCTTATCTGGGTGCCATGAAAATTGAAGATCCGATTTATCAAAACACCAGGAAATTTGCACTTTCAAAAGATAATCCTTACTTCTTTAAAGGTACTGCTGGAGAAGGCATTGGTGGTCCGCATGTTGGTCAGGACATGATCTGGCCAATGAGCATTACCATGCGCGCCTTAACATCGAAAGATGATGCAGAGATTAAATATTGTATAGATACTTTGCGTAAAACGCATGCTGGCAAAGGTTTCATGCATGAAGCTTTTAATAAAGACAATCCTGCAAACTTTACCAGGGCCTGGTTTGCCTGGTCTAACACCTTATTTGGTGAACTGCTTTGGAAAACTTATCATGAGAAACCAGCTTTATTAAAAGCTTAA
- a CDS encoding GAF domain-containing sensor histidine kinase: protein MQNSSKTILNDIESISKIPAVAHILEIVCRTTGMGFSAVARVTSDTWTVCAVRDEINFGLAVGGELKLETTICNEIRQHKQAVIIDHVAEDPDFAHHHTPLMYGFQSYISVPIKLKNGDFFGTLCAIDPKPAKLKNPTVTGMFTMFADLIAFHLDALEELAKTERELKKEQEIAVLRDQFIAILGHDLRNPLNAISNSAQLLSRLNVDERTGRITKIIRDSSFRMNGLIENMLDFASGRLGEGITITKTPDEDLEKLLLQVVEELQAIWPSRAIKLNFNFDHPVHADGKRLAQLFSNLLANALNYSPSDSTVEITAFSNTEEFNLCVANKGKQIPAAAMERLFQPFSRGEVEPNQKGLGLGLYIASEIANAHDGTLDVSSTPEQTCFTLRLPSQNDHS from the coding sequence TTGCAAAATTCTAGTAAAACCATCCTTAACGATATCGAATCCATAAGCAAGATTCCTGCAGTTGCACATATTTTAGAAATTGTTTGTAGAACCACAGGAATGGGCTTTTCGGCAGTGGCCAGGGTTACATCAGATACATGGACTGTTTGTGCTGTTCGTGATGAAATAAATTTCGGGTTAGCTGTGGGAGGTGAACTTAAACTGGAAACGACCATCTGTAACGAGATCAGGCAGCATAAACAGGCTGTTATCATTGACCATGTGGCAGAAGATCCTGATTTTGCACATCACCATACGCCGTTAATGTATGGTTTTCAAAGTTACATTTCTGTACCCATTAAGCTAAAAAATGGTGATTTTTTCGGTACACTTTGTGCCATTGATCCTAAACCTGCTAAACTGAAAAATCCAACGGTTACAGGTATGTTTACCATGTTTGCTGATTTAATTGCCTTTCATTTAGACGCACTGGAAGAACTTGCTAAAACAGAGAGAGAATTAAAAAAGGAACAAGAAATAGCTGTTTTAAGGGATCAGTTTATTGCTATTTTAGGTCACGATTTACGAAATCCACTAAATGCAATTTCAAACAGTGCACAGCTTTTATCACGTTTGAATGTAGATGAACGCACTGGCCGTATCACTAAAATTATCAGGGATTCTTCTTTTAGGATGAATGGTTTGATCGAGAACATGCTCGATTTTGCGAGCGGACGATTAGGCGAAGGCATTACGATTACTAAAACACCAGACGAAGATTTAGAAAAGTTGCTGCTTCAGGTGGTAGAAGAGTTACAGGCCATTTGGCCATCAAGAGCTATTAAGTTAAATTTTAATTTTGATCATCCTGTTCATGCAGACGGGAAACGACTGGCTCAGCTTTTTTCTAATTTATTGGCTAATGCGTTAAATTATTCGCCATCAGATTCTACCGTTGAAATTACCGCATTTAGCAATACCGAAGAGTTTAATCTTTGCGTAGCGAATAAGGGCAAACAAATACCCGCCGCTGCTATGGAGCGCCTATTTCAGCCGTTTTCCAGAGGTGAGGTAGAACCCAATCAGAAAGGCCTGGGTTTAGGTCTTTACATTGCCTCAGAAATCGCCAATGCGCATGATGGTACCCTTGATGTATCTTCAACGCCTGAACAAACCTGTTTTACGTTGCGCTTACCTTCACAAAATGATCACAGTTAA
- a CDS encoding DKNYY domain-containing protein encodes MNLSINKRVGKTAFIVLLIFIITFSIFILFSETRGPDSNVIYNKGQKIGGVFTLYQKQVYASVPSNGDYLVKEADANSFRLVDDSHQNQHFAIDKNHAYCGNLIVKDFNPATARAIGNDYFTDGKQTCYCASMSVRNEDLSIFSELGQMSLYGLGIGDKPQTYIYPLSTLKTSSVPYRAILKTEVATNGNLAYYEGKILPQAHATGLRQISEWYNDGDIRENQNYLADGQYVYYKNTRLPLQDHPDLHAIVIDAQNQEDYLIDPKQGMVYVNDIAFDKQHSPYRVLSLNGAHVYHSLFLSKDGIFYFDKKEKKVLRIRDNPFNKGNFKEIAPLIFSDGHQILYTEVSQVWGRNKSPGLKSESTHIYRLDEPTKGSWQKIGMVGGSYGSVWKNENTYYYFDQLGYSQLIPQAIYRIHDQSTVAALFAPQIRTDDIRNLVDTDHMIKVKRTELVEIKTKFSSGFGGILWIIVASFIGIQVLLWILRKLGVNMKPLRIKNQELKRERGNEKRMWMKPKSKITNPANYMCLN; translated from the coding sequence ATGAACCTAAGTATTAATAAGCGTGTCGGGAAAACGGCATTCATTGTTTTATTAATTTTTATCATAACATTTTCGATATTTATTCTTTTTTCAGAAACCAGGGGGCCGGATAGTAATGTAATATATAATAAAGGACAGAAAATAGGTGGGGTATTTACCCTGTATCAGAAACAGGTATATGCATCTGTGCCCAGTAATGGAGACTATTTAGTTAAGGAGGCTGATGCCAATAGTTTCAGACTGGTTGACGACAGCCATCAAAATCAACATTTTGCTATAGATAAAAATCATGCATACTGCGGCAACCTGATTGTTAAAGATTTCAATCCGGCTACAGCCAGAGCGATCGGCAATGATTACTTTACCGATGGAAAGCAAACCTGTTACTGTGCTTCAATGAGTGTGAGAAATGAGGATTTATCAATTTTCTCAGAATTAGGTCAGATGAGTTTATATGGACTTGGGATAGGAGACAAGCCCCAGACCTATATTTACCCGCTCTCAACACTTAAAACCAGTTCAGTTCCTTATCGTGCCATTTTGAAAACGGAAGTTGCGACTAACGGAAACTTAGCTTACTACGAGGGTAAAATTCTTCCTCAGGCACACGCTACGGGCCTCAGACAAATCTCAGAATGGTACAATGATGGAGATATTCGTGAAAATCAAAACTACCTGGCAGATGGCCAATATGTGTATTACAAAAATACCCGATTGCCACTTCAAGACCATCCTGATTTACATGCCATAGTTATTGACGCTCAAAACCAGGAGGATTATCTTATAGATCCCAAACAAGGTATGGTCTATGTTAATGATATAGCCTTCGACAAGCAGCACAGCCCTTATCGGGTATTGTCTCTAAACGGGGCACATGTTTATCATTCTTTATTCCTAAGCAAGGATGGGATTTTTTACTTTGATAAGAAAGAAAAGAAAGTTTTGAGAATCAGGGACAATCCCTTCAATAAAGGCAATTTCAAAGAAATTGCACCGCTGATTTTCTCAGATGGTCATCAAATTCTTTACACTGAGGTCAGTCAGGTCTGGGGAAGGAATAAAAGTCCGGGACTTAAATCCGAGTCAACCCATATTTACAGGTTGGATGAACCCACTAAAGGAAGCTGGCAAAAAATAGGCATGGTTGGCGGCAGTTATGGCTCCGTATGGAAAAATGAAAACACTTATTATTACTTTGATCAGCTTGGTTATTCTCAACTAATCCCTCAGGCCATTTACCGTATTCATGATCAGTCTACAGTTGCCGCCCTGTTTGCCCCGCAAATTCGTACAGACGACATTCGTAATCTCGTTGATACGGATCATATGATTAAAGTGAAACGCACAGAACTGGTTGAAATTAAGACGAAATTTTCAAGCGGGTTTGGAGGGATATTATGGATTATTGTAGCTTCTTTTATCGGTATTCAAGTATTATTATGGATACTTAGGAAATTGGGTGTAAATATGAAGCCTCTTCGTATCAAAAATCAGGAATTAAAAAGGGAGAGAGGTAATGAAAAAAGAATGTGGATGAAACCGAAATCAAAAATAACTAACCCTGCAAATTACATGTGCTTGAATTAA